A region of Candidatus Campbellbacteria bacterium DNA encodes the following proteins:
- the secE gene encoding preprotein translocase subunit SecE — translation MRLIRYISNVIAESKKVRWLPIKDATKLTILVVIITLLVAFILGSLDYGTNYIIRTII, via the coding sequence GTGAGATTAATAAGATACATAAGCAATGTAATTGCAGAATCAAAAAAAGTCAGGTGGCTACCCATAAAAGACGCCACCAAGCTTACCATATTGGTTGTAATAATAACCCTACTCGTTGCTTTTATTTTAGGATCTCTTGATTACGGAACAAATTACATTATCCGCACAATCATATGA